From Solwaraspora sp. WMMD1047, the proteins below share one genomic window:
- a CDS encoding pyridoxamine 5'-phosphate oxidase family protein, with protein MTAWRDVEAAAPEFAGRVRALFDAHRHKTIATLRADGGPRISGIEVVFEEGELTFGSMANARKGTDLRRDPRFALHSATVDPVEGAEAQWPGEAKISGRAVLAGPIEDGPPGDRFHADITEVVHTHLNEKATLLVIEWWTPTHGLRKVERE; from the coding sequence ATGACTGCGTGGCGGGATGTTGAGGCGGCGGCGCCGGAGTTCGCGGGGCGGGTGCGGGCGCTGTTCGACGCGCACCGGCACAAGACGATCGCGACCCTGCGGGCCGACGGGGGGCCGCGGATCTCCGGGATCGAGGTGGTCTTCGAGGAGGGCGAGTTGACCTTCGGGTCGATGGCGAACGCCCGCAAGGGCACCGACCTACGGCGGGATCCGAGGTTCGCCCTGCACAGCGCCACCGTCGACCCGGTCGAAGGCGCGGAGGCCCAGTGGCCCGGCGAGGCGAAGATCAGCGGTCGCGCGGTTCTGGCCGGGCCGATCGAGGACGGGCCGCCGGGCGACCGGTTCCACGCTGACATCACCGAGGTCGTGCACACCCACCTCAACGAGAAGGCGACCCTGCTCGTCATCGAATGGTGGACCCCCACGCACGGGCTGCGGAAAGTCGAGCGCGAGTAG